The nucleotide window TGGTGACCTAGCTGGGTGGATACAGCCTGGCTGTGGCCTTGAGAATGATGCCCAGGAGGTGCCACCTCCGGAAAGCTTCCTTAATTCAGTTTGCCACTCACCTTTGTTTTGCCACacctttcctccccacctccgCCTGCCCTCCACACACTCAGttggcaatcctcccacctcacctttcagagtatctaggactacaggctcaagCAAGACTTCCTGGCCACTAGATGAAGCTAACCAAATGGCATGCAAAGAGTGACATCCCCCTTCTCCATCCCAGGCACCAGCTCTCAAATAGCCATCAGAGTATCTCAAGGCCCATTCGTATTCTAGCTTATTGCCATTACCTCAATCTTATTTTCCAAAGGCCTGTTTAGAATCCCACCCCTTAAGCAGATGCAGCCCACCCTTTGAGGATTCACTTAGGATCATCTTACACTCCAGTTCTCTGAAGCTTTTATCATGGCTATGATCCCCATGATTTAATCTTGAGCTAGTGTTAACTTTGACCCTTTTTCCAGCAGAGTTTGGCAATAGGGAAATCAAATAGTTGAATGCTGAGGGATAGGTATGTTGATTGATAACTAAATATCATCAGTAGGGCTTAAAAGAATACATGCAGGAACAAGTCAAGAGGTAAACACAGACAGGTTTTATTTCAGAGCCCACACCACTTCAGTATTTGTGctcatttaaattatcttttcccTTTCTGTAGACAGGCATTTGGGAAACTTAGCAATGAAGGAGACTAAGATGATCTCTAAAGTCCTTCCCATTTTATTATTAGGAACAGCACAAGGAGCAGTCCCAGTACCCTAGCAGAAGAGGAATCTGGTGGGGGCACCATTTGAAACTTGTGGGAATAACAGAAGTTGGGACCATGGCTGGGGCAGTAACAAAGGTGTCTTTTCTTCCCAGGCATTTGGATTCTTGGCAGCAGTGGCCTGTCTTGCCGATGGGGCCCTTATTTACCGAAAGCTTCTGTTCAATCCAAGTGGTCCTTATCAGAAAAAGACTGTTCgtaaataaaaagttgttttgtaATTGTATattgctttttagtttgatactaAGTATTAAGCACATTTCTTTATTCTTCCGTGTATTTTCTGCAGTGTTCTTATTTTAATCTCAATAAGGAAGCTGGAGGAAGGAATTTCCAAATTCTATGCCCAGCATTCAGCCTTACTATAACCTCCAAGGGCAGCACTGAGAGCATTGAGGGCCTGGGTGGCAGGGAAGAATGCACCGGGACTGGCCTTAAATGTTCTTCAAATTCCCTTCCTGCTTGGCTGGCTGGCAGCTCAGAGGGATGGGGTTGCAGAGACTTTGAGTTCCCAGGGTAGGCAATGGCGTTGCATCCCGGGTGATGACAAGGGGAGCTGGAAGGCACACCTTGTCTGCGGGGCGGCAAGGGTGCGCGCGCGACGGGTAGGTGGCCAGCAGCCGTTGGGGCGCGAAGCTGTTTCCCAAGGGAGAACCAGCCGCTGCCGTGGCACTGGTTCCGACCTGCAGGGCCAGCCTGACACAGCCAGGCCCTGGGAACCCACCATGGATCCTGAAGCCACCAAACGTGAGTTTGCCAAGGTACCTTCAGCGAACTTGCAACCAGAGCCTCCCACACCCCTGGCGCGTCCCAATGCACCTCCGCCGCAAGCCAAGCCGCAAGCCAAAGCCTCGGTTCctgcagtgcgcatcgcactgcCAAAGCAATCTGTCCAAAGAGCACAATCAAAGCCCTCTGCACAGGGTTTGTCCAAGAGCTCCAAGGAGGGCATGGTCAAAAAGCGTACTAAAGAAGGGACAATCAAAAAGCCTGCCGAGGAGGAGTTGACCAAAAAGCTTGCTGAGGAGATCAAAAAGTATGCTGAGGAGGAGGCGGTCAAAAAGCGAGCTGAGGGCCGGGCCAAAGTCCCTGAGAAATTCAGGGACAGCCTCAAACGTTTTTTCTTCTCACCCACTGGAATGTTGAAGATCCTGAGAATGGTGAGCAGAGACCTGGTGACCTAGCTGGGCAGATGTAGGCTGGCTGTGGCCTCCTGGAGTGAGGCCAAGGGAGTGCCACCTCCAGAAACTTCCTTAATTTGCTTTGCCATTCACCGTTGTTTTGGGACAcctttcctccccatccccctttccctcacacacacactcaacccTTACTACTAaatttggcttttttccccccatgtcTTTTATATTTCTCAGGTCTCCCCCAATAAAGGAATTTAGggaaacaataaagataatagcagaaattaataaattagcaaacaaaaataatagatgtgaTCAATACAATAGTAGTCATTTGAAAGGCCTATTAAATTGATAAACCCCTAACCAATATAAtcaaggaaaaaaggagaagagaggacgtaaatttaaagttaaaaaccagaatgggaaaataatcacaaatgCTGATAAAACTGAAAGGATCTGCAGGAGTACTTTGCAAAACAAATAGATGTGAATAATTGGTTGATTTTtctgggaaaatataaattaccgAAACTGATcccaaaatagagaaaaatctaaacagaccaatataaacatagaagaaaataactttatCAAATGAGGATCTTTCAAAAATGCATCAGGCCCAGACTTCTTCACAAGTTAAACTTTCACTGGATGTAATTCTGACACGACTCAAACTTTATCAaagaatagagaaagaagaaacactTCTGAACTATATTTACAAAGACAGTATAACGCTGATAGCAAAATCTGACcaagttgagaaaaaaaaatgaaatagagatcTCACTTGTATCGAAGCAAAATATTATATTAGCAGAAAATATTCagtactttttgaaaaatatatcacaaggaataaacataaaaatgatttgATATTAGGactctattaaaataatttaccatattgtaagtgaaaagaaaaaaagtatgagaTTATATCCAATAGAGTGCAAAACACACATGACAACATTCAACATTCATCTCTGAtttccaagaagaagaaaaaagggagaccagtaaaatagaaatacatagaaatttcattggcattataaaaataaacattgtaaACTAAAAGCctcatatttaataaaacatcagCAGTATTCCcactaaaataaaggaaaaaaaggatgcCTGCTAGCGACACTGTTATTCAATGGTTTTGTGGAAACACTAGTCATCCCAATTAGGAAAAAGaagtatgaatatttaaaaataaggggcaaaatatataatttctttaagcTGATATGATTATATCTAAAAAACCTCATATCAACTGTAAACAATTTAAAGCAAGATAATTTAGTTAGGTGACTCATTATTGagttaataaataaaagctttaaatGAACTAAAACTACAAGACAACCACTTAAAATATAAGAAGATATTTCTTTTTACAACAATCAAAATGATCAAATATctaagagtaaatgaaataaagtatgaAACACGtgtatgaagaaaaatttaaaactcttgagagatattttaaaaaaacactagtCTGAGAACAAGTAACAAAAGGAGAACTAGGTCAAACAGTAatacaatataaaatgaattgtctataattttaaaagtactagAGAAGAAATTGGCAACTCAATGGTAAAGAATATTCTCAAAAGAGACCCAAATCCATCTGAGGATTTAGTATACAATAAAGGTTGGATTTCAGATCAATGGGAGTAATACCGGCATTTCCTAGTAAATGATGTTGACATAATCAGTAGctgtttggaaagaaagaaaactgaggctctacTTTATTCTTTATATCAAAATCAATATCTATTTACTTTACTTTACCATACTTCTTTCCAGTATGAAATATAAACTGTTAATAGTGGTTACTTTTAAGAAGAGAGactagggttgggttggggtaaGAGAAAGAAACGGATATGTTTTTACCCTTCtgtgtgcatttttattatttgcatgcattgtttcatttcttaaaaatataagaaattttaggccgggcactttggctcacgcctgtaatcctagcactccgggaggccgaggcgggaggatcgctcgaggtcaggagttggagaccagcctgagcaagagtgagagcccccgtctctactaaaaaatagcaagaaattagccggacaactaaaaatatatagaaaaaattagcctggcatggtggcgcatgcctgtaatcctagcactctgggaggctgaggcaggaggatcactggagcccaagagtttgaggttgctgtgagctagactgacgccatggcactctagccctgggcaacagagtgagactctgtctcaaaaaaaaaacaaaaaaaagaaattttaacagtGTATGTGCAACACAATACAGGCAACTGCAATATAATCAGATTTACATTctgacaatttatttttttagtagccATGTGCATTAAACAAAATCCTATTTCTTTTATTGCAGGGGTTTATCATAGGAGCATTAGCCTGTTTCATCATCATTCAAGCCAATGAGTCATATATCGCAATCACAGTTCTGGAAACCAGCATCGtccttttttttattctaatatatatGCTAACCCTTCACCACTTGCTGACTTATTTACATTGGCCCTTACTTGTAAGTGTTCATTTTCATGATTTGCCTATAAGCTTTGCCCTCAATCCCAGAGTAAGGGCTCTCCTCAAGTGAAAACAACAGAGCTATCTCTCTAGACAAGGACATAGCTGAACTGTGACAGTTAGGGTGTTGCCCTAGTCCTGGGAGAAAACCTAACTCAATACCCAGAAAGATTCCTTGGACACCCTATAGGAGGGCCAACACACATTCCCACTTCCAGCTCTGAGTGTAAAATCCCTCATGTGGtactaaaaacataaaactttcaGCTTGtcctaaagaaaattttaattaatacattCAGTAGGTAAACACATATCTTACCCATTGCTTCTAAAACAGTGTATGCTTCCACTTTTCAAACAGCACTGTAACAGATTACAGACATCCCCCTCAAAGCAAGAGTTGACATGACAGAGTTGTAGAAAATTACTGTGCATCCCCTGAAAGATTGTGGAGTCAACCTTTTGGTGTGTGTTAAGGGTCCATACTCTCAAAGGGGTGCCATATGGCAGACAATCCAGAAAAAGACATTGCACAGCCTCCTTCAGTAGCTTTTTCCATCCTTGTACACTGTTTACCAACTGAAAAAATTCCTGAAGCTAATCTCTCAGGTCTCAGACTAGAGAGGCAGTATAGTTTTGTCCAGAGGCAGACACGGGCCCAGTTCCTGACCCTGCCAGCTTACTAGCTATGCAAactttagcctcagtttcctcacctaaggaattcagagaaagaaaagtgtgGTGATGATAACTACCTCAGGGTTCCTGAAACATTTAAATGTGTGTGAAGCCAATAGCACAGTCCTTGGCACAAAGTGAACACTCAACACAAAgtgtgcaaaaagaaaaacaacccgTCAGACCCCATAAGGTAGTTGGGCGGCTTTTGCCATTCTGTCGTGCACTACGAACAATCCCAGCTCGGAGTTGAGGCTTCTTCCACATCCCACTTCCTCAGAGCATGTTTTTCTAACCTTAAAGTAGGATTGGTTGCTTTTGAGCTAAAACTCAAATACTTTCTTCAAATGTGTGAGGGATTTTCTGAAAAGGCTGCTGAGCTCTCTCTGTCCCACAGAGTGCCAAGCGACAGGAAGCAGACAAAGCAAAATACCAGCAACTGTAATTGGACATATGGAAGACCCTGTTAGTTATGGACAGCTATACCCATGGAGAGGTTTCTGAGGGGAAATTAAAATCTCTGTCCATGGAAATTTTCAAGAAGGGAAGGTAAAGTAACGGTTTTTGAGCACATACCATGTGCCAgatactttttcatatattaccttatttaatcctcacaacaacccagtGAGGTTGTAGGCATCCCTcagcccccattttacagatgagaaagttggATTGGAGAGATTAAATTGCCCATGGTCATATGTAGGTGCATTGAAACTCAAATTTGAGCCCAGGTCTGACTCTAAAGTCCAAGCTCTTTCGAAACTATTGTCTTGTGATGGCTTCTTTATCTCCATTCTCCCTTAAGGTAAGGAACTCAGTGAGGGTACATCTTTTGCCCAGTTATTCTGATGCTCAGTAAACTAACAGCACACATATTGAGCAACCACACAGTAGGTCAGATGGTGAGTGATCTAACTGATTTGGAAGTTTTTGAGAAAAATCCATTAAAACAGGACCCAAATTGTGTTCTCTTCTCCCATCCagtctcttcctttctaatctgccCTTTCAGATCCCGTGAGATGAAAGACGTGTATATAAATGATTTCTCAGAGGGACAAGTAGCTACCACTGGGTGTTAATAGGGAGGTCTTGGCACAGCAGGAGATGTGCTACTTTAGTGAGGGTATTGGTGCTAGAAGGTGATGACTTGGCACTTCAGAGGGTAGATGAACTTGGAGATATGTTAGCCTCAAGCTACAGGAACCACTTGGGACCTTATCGCAAGGTCAGTGGGAAGCCTCAGAACACACAGCCTGTTTCATACTGGAACTCTTTTCAAGCTCTGCATAGGCTCAAAACGGCTTGCCCACAGACTAGATGTGTCCAAGATGCACAGCTGCCATTTCCTTTCAGCCTTTTTCTTCATGCCAGAAGGTTTGGTTCCCGGGAGGTATAGGATTAGAGTAAGGAATACTGATTAGGgaaaggtataggattagggtaagtggTGATTTCTAACTGAAAGTCTCCTACAAGGATAGACTTCCTTATTTCCCCATTCCAATTCTTATTTGACAAAGGGGTAAGGGTACAGTTCCCCACCAGGGAGATAAATAGAAAGTCTGATACATCAAGGCTTTAGACTCTCAGCAGGGAAGCCTCAAGAAGAGTATCGGCCGCAGATACAGGTGACCTGCTGAGATCTGTGGGCCCTGGGACCATATTTTGTCAAGGCCGCCTTCTCTGAACAGATGGTGGAGCAAGGGCTTGGGGACCCACACTAAGTTTTTGAGTTACAGCTGCCCTTTTCTGTGAAGGCTGTGCCAGGGACCCTGACACTCTGGGGAGGGCACAGGTCCAGCTCTCAGCCGCTAACCTATGTTAGGGCCTGTGAGTCCTGCTCCTTGGATGGGTTTATGCATTCTTGGAACATGTGAACTCACAGAATCAATGTCACCCAACTGCCAGGGCATTGGTTTTACCTGAAAATTTGGGACTGGAATTAAATCAGCAAATAAAGTGCtaatctaacattttaaaatttaaaccctTTTTTTATCAGCATGACTCTACATCAAAGCTAGCAACAATACAACTTCGCTCACCCCACCACACTGTCTTCGTATTTAGAGTTATCAACTTTATCTACCCTAGTCTAGTGTCATCTGCCAATATACCCAAGAAAGTATGAATTATAATTACTGTATTCCGAATAGCCCATATTTTAACACTTCCACATTGTAAAACAATATAATCCAGCATGGTCAGAGAACCTGAGTTCTGGTCAAGCAGATGTTTTTGCCAAtagaaagcaattttttaaaaagaatataataaacttattttaaagtaaagctCTATAGAAGTGATGATTCCAAAACTACCAGCAATGTCTTTACATTTATAAGTAACAAGTAACATCCCCTTCAAATAAGattaatgaaaaacagaaatcttGGCGATTTCTAAGCAGTCTCTGCCATGCATTTAAAGAACTCcagggctgagtgtggtggcttatacctgtaatcctaccactctgggaggcagaggtgggaggatcgctttaggtcaggagtttgagaccagcctaagcaagagtgagaccccatctctactaaaaataggaaaaattagctgggcatggtggcacacacctgtagtcccagctactcaggaggcaaaggcaggaggattacttgagcccaggagttcaaagttgtggtgagctatgatgatgccactgcactctaggaggggcgacagagcaagactctatctcaaaataaataaataaaataaaataaagtgaaaagaactCCAGGGACAAATGAAACCAATGAAAGTTGCAGTTAGTTGAGTACTAGATAATGTTCATTGTCTGTAAATTCCTATTATAAAtactacattttataaaataaattataagtgcttaactttctttctaatattcagggttttttaaaaataataagcattcaCCATTAAGG belongs to Eulemur rufifrons isolate Redbay chromosome 23, OSU_ERuf_1, whole genome shotgun sequence and includes:
- the LOC138373785 gene encoding chemokine-like factor isoform X4; translation: MDAAQRKAQHRPFCFSVKGHVKMLRLAFGFLAAVACLADGALIYRKLLFNPSGPYQKKTVRK